One part of the Luteolibacter flavescens genome encodes these proteins:
- a CDS encoding glycoside hydrolase family 78 protein, with product MNRLPLILLSLISTSRGEIAVVDPRVLSLQNPEAIDELPRLSWRIQSEETDTMQSAYRILVASSSDLLAKDQGDLWDTGKVASADTLHLSYAGKAMASGASAHWKVMAWDGSDKPSAWSEPARWGTGLLAQSDWKGEWIGLDDVAPADLPWRETPPPVEAFAEASWIRAGKTDAAGKSWFRGKFQLPKDRVVRQATVFFTADDDFTLAVNGSATLSGKSWRSVGVKPVAAVLLPGENILTAEVNNGESATGLIGAIVVEFADGGVQTFTTGSNWEASRDGKRFAAADDLGKNGVAPWGPLKPEVHVKSYLPATQLRKDFTVSRKPQRAMLYTTALGHVEPRLNGMPVDDSVFAPGWTDYRKRLYYRAYDVTDRINEGANTLGALLGDGWFRGNISILGQNRHGSKTRLKAQLQLTYDDGSTELVTSDGSWKASTGPILEADMFAGETYDARLEQEGWDAPGFSDAAWKPVVTGAEYEPAVLEAYPMPPVRRTGELEAVKITSPHAGTQIIDFGQNFSGWVRLKTKAPAGTTIRLRFGEMLQPNGKLYTENLRSARAIDHYICKGDGEEIWEPRFTFHGFRYAEISGLPQPADRSTLTGIVLHSDLETTGSFSCSDPLINAIYKNTMWGQRSNYLEVPTDCPQRDERMGWSGDTQVFAQTASYNMNVDSFLTKWMQDMVDAQNPSGGFPGMAPVYHDMWSPGWADAGVIVPWTLYRMYGDTRSAEEHFEAIRKHLALYRAKAPQDLGPNEGFGDWLAVGGDTPKDLLGTAYHAHSNKLASELAAALGKTDEAAAYAKRFEEIRKAFQNAYVKPDGKIGNDTQTGYLAAIRFDLLTTEQRGKAARQLAAAIDAKGGHLATGFLGVNLLLPVLSEIGRDDLAYALIRKKTYPSWGYSIEQGATTIWERWNSYTLENGFGDVSMNSFNHYAYGACVEWLYQTVLGITPLEPGFGKVSVAPVPGGGLDHAKGHYDSIRGRIESSWKVAGGMIQMEVTIPPNTTAEISVPTTSADKVAQTGAKFLRQEKGRAIFAAGSGSYTFKAPLR from the coding sequence ATGAACCGATTGCCCCTTATCCTCCTGTCCCTGATCTCGACGAGCCGCGGCGAAATCGCAGTGGTCGATCCACGGGTCCTGTCGTTGCAGAATCCGGAAGCAATTGACGAACTGCCGCGCCTTTCATGGCGCATCCAATCGGAGGAGACGGATACGATGCAGTCGGCCTACCGCATTCTGGTGGCGTCGTCATCCGACCTGTTGGCGAAGGACCAGGGCGACCTGTGGGACACGGGCAAGGTGGCCTCGGCGGACACGCTGCACCTGAGCTATGCGGGCAAGGCGATGGCGTCAGGTGCGAGCGCGCACTGGAAGGTGATGGCGTGGGACGGCTCCGACAAGCCCTCGGCATGGAGCGAGCCGGCGCGATGGGGCACGGGTCTTTTGGCGCAGAGTGATTGGAAGGGGGAGTGGATCGGCCTCGATGACGTGGCTCCGGCGGACCTGCCGTGGCGCGAGACACCGCCGCCGGTCGAGGCGTTCGCGGAGGCGAGCTGGATCCGCGCTGGGAAGACGGATGCCGCGGGCAAGTCGTGGTTCCGCGGGAAGTTCCAGCTTCCGAAGGACCGCGTCGTCCGGCAAGCCACGGTCTTCTTCACCGCCGACGACGATTTCACGCTCGCGGTGAATGGCAGCGCGACGCTTTCCGGAAAGTCATGGCGAAGCGTCGGCGTGAAGCCGGTGGCTGCGGTCCTTCTTCCCGGCGAAAACATCCTGACCGCCGAGGTGAACAACGGGGAGTCCGCCACGGGGCTGATCGGCGCGATCGTCGTGGAGTTTGCGGACGGTGGCGTGCAGACCTTCACCACCGGCAGCAACTGGGAGGCATCGCGCGATGGCAAGCGCTTCGCCGCGGCGGATGATCTCGGGAAGAATGGCGTCGCGCCATGGGGGCCGCTGAAGCCGGAAGTACACGTGAAGTCGTATCTCCCGGCCACGCAGTTGCGGAAGGACTTCACGGTCTCGCGCAAGCCGCAGCGGGCGATGCTCTACACCACGGCGCTCGGCCACGTGGAACCGCGGCTGAATGGCATGCCGGTGGACGACTCGGTCTTCGCCCCCGGATGGACGGACTACCGGAAGCGCCTCTACTACCGCGCCTACGACGTGACCGACCGCATCAATGAAGGGGCGAACACGCTCGGCGCGCTTCTCGGCGACGGATGGTTCCGCGGGAACATCAGCATACTCGGGCAAAACCGCCATGGCTCGAAGACCCGGCTGAAGGCGCAGCTCCAGCTCACCTACGATGACGGTAGTACCGAGCTGGTGACGAGCGACGGCTCATGGAAGGCGAGCACCGGGCCCATCCTGGAGGCGGACATGTTCGCCGGGGAGACCTACGATGCACGGCTGGAGCAGGAGGGCTGGGATGCCCCGGGCTTCAGTGATGCCGCGTGGAAGCCGGTCGTGACTGGTGCAGAATACGAGCCCGCAGTGCTGGAGGCCTACCCGATGCCGCCGGTGCGCCGGACCGGCGAGCTGGAAGCGGTGAAGATCACCAGCCCGCACGCAGGAACGCAGATCATCGACTTCGGCCAGAACTTCTCCGGCTGGGTCCGCCTGAAGACGAAGGCTCCGGCCGGCACCACCATCCGCCTGCGCTTTGGCGAGATGCTCCAGCCGAATGGCAAGCTCTACACCGAGAACCTGCGCTCGGCCCGCGCGATCGACCACTACATCTGCAAGGGCGACGGCGAGGAAATCTGGGAGCCGCGCTTCACTTTTCACGGCTTCCGCTATGCGGAAATCAGCGGCCTGCCGCAGCCCGCGGATCGCTCCACGCTCACCGGCATCGTCCTTCACTCGGATCTGGAGACCACGGGCTCCTTCTCGTGCTCGGACCCGCTGATCAATGCGATCTACAAGAACACGATGTGGGGCCAGCGGTCGAACTACCTGGAGGTGCCGACCGATTGTCCGCAGCGCGACGAGCGCATGGGCTGGAGCGGGGATACGCAGGTCTTTGCCCAGACGGCGTCCTACAACATGAACGTGGACTCCTTCCTGACGAAGTGGATGCAGGACATGGTGGACGCGCAGAATCCATCCGGCGGCTTCCCCGGAATGGCACCGGTGTATCACGACATGTGGAGCCCGGGCTGGGCCGATGCCGGCGTGATCGTGCCATGGACGCTCTACCGAATGTATGGCGACACCCGTTCCGCGGAGGAGCACTTCGAGGCGATCCGCAAGCACCTCGCGCTCTACCGCGCGAAGGCCCCGCAGGATCTCGGCCCGAACGAAGGCTTCGGCGACTGGCTGGCCGTGGGCGGCGACACGCCGAAGGACCTGCTGGGCACCGCCTACCATGCCCATAGTAACAAGCTCGCGTCCGAGCTGGCGGCCGCGCTTGGAAAGACCGACGAGGCGGCTGCTTACGCCAAGCGCTTCGAGGAAATCCGCAAGGCCTTCCAGAACGCCTATGTGAAGCCGGACGGCAAGATCGGCAACGACACCCAGACCGGCTACCTGGCGGCGATCCGCTTCGACCTGCTCACCACGGAGCAGCGGGGCAAGGCGGCCCGCCAGCTCGCCGCGGCGATCGATGCGAAGGGCGGACACCTTGCCACCGGATTCCTCGGCGTGAACCTGCTGCTGCCGGTGCTCAGCGAGATCGGCCGCGACGACCTGGCCTATGCGCTCATCCGCAAGAAGACCTACCCCTCATGGGGCTACTCCATCGAGCAGGGGGCGACCACCATCTGGGAGCGCTGGAACAGCTACACGCTGGAGAACGGCTTCGGCGACGTCTCGATGAATTCCTTCAACCACTACGCCTACGGTGCCTGCGTCGAGTGGCTATACCAGACCGTGCTCGGCATCACGCCGCTGGAGCCGGGCTTTGGGAAGGTCTCGGTGGCTCCCGTCCCGGGCGGTGGCCTGGATCATGCGAAGGGTCACTACGATTCCATCCGGGGTCGCATCGAATCCTCCTGGAAGGTGGCAGGTGGCATGATTCAGATGGAAGTGACGATCCCGCCGAACACGACCGCCGAGATCAGCGTGCCAACCACGAGCGCGGACAAGGTCGCCCAGACGGGTGCAAAGTTCCTTCGTCAGGAAAAAGGCCGCGCGATCTTCGCGGCAGGATCAGGCAGCTACACCTTCAAGGCCCCGCTGAGGTAG